The region GGGTGCCGCCGACCGCCGCGAGGTGGTCGCGGCCCTGGTCGACCTCTACACCGGCCCCCTCTTCCGCGCCGCCCTCCACCTCTGGGTCGCCGCCTCCAACGAGGAGCAGCTCCGCCCGAGGGTCACCGAGCTGGAGGCCCGCGTGGGCCGCGAGACCCACCGGATCGCCGTGGAACTCCTCGCCGCCGACGAATCCCGCCCGGGCGTACGCGAAACGGTCCAGGGACTCCTGGACATGTCCCGCGGCCTCGGCCTCGCCAACCTCCTCACGAACGACGGGGGGCGACGGGAACGGGTGGTGGCGCAGTGGGGCGTACTGCTGGACGAGGCGCTGGGCTGAGCCTCGCCGACGTCACGGACCGAGGCGCTCCGCCCGCCAGCTGCCGTCCGGCTCCGCCACGTAGCGCAGCCGGTCGTGGAGGCGGTTCTCGCGGCCCTGCCAGAACTCGACCGTCCGGGGGGCGACGCGGAAGCCGCCCCAGTGCGGGGGCACGGGGACCTGCTCACCCTCCGGGTAGCGGGCGCTCAACTCCTCGTAGGCGGCGTCGAGCTCGTCCCGGGAGGAGATGACCGAGGACTGGGGGCTGGCCCACGCGCCGAGCTGGGAGCCGTGCGGGCGGGTGCGGAAGTACGCGGCGGTCTCGTCGCGTCCGGTGCGCCGTGCCGTTCCGGTGACGATGACCTGGCGGGCCATCGGGTGCCAGGGGAAGAGCAGCGAGACGTACGGGTTCTCGGACAGCTCGCGGGCCTTGCGGGAGTCGTAGTTGGTGTAGAAGACGAAGCCCTGCTCGTCGTACTGCTTGAGCAGCACCGTGCGTGAGCTGGGCCGGCCCTCCGCGTCCGCCGTGGAGACGATCATCGCGTTCGGCTCGTACACCATGCCCTGCACGGAGGCCTGCGCGGCCTGCTTGAACCAGCGGGCGAACTGGTCCATGGGATGCGCGGCGAGATCGGCCTCGACGAGTCCCTCGGCGCGGTAGTGGGCGCGCATCGCTGCAGGGTCGGCGGCGAGTTCTTCGGCGTCGCCCGTGGCTTCTGCGGCGGCGGCTTCCGCGGCGCGCAGGACGAGGGGCTCGGCGGCGGATTCATCCGGGAAGCGGTCGCGGTCGGTCACGCGGTCATCTTGCCGTATCCCGGTACGGCATTGAGTGACAGCGGATGGCACTGAGTGCCGCGGGGCCTCCCCAAAGGTGGCACTCGGGGATATGGTGCTGCCACGGTTGCGGTGGGATGACCGCCGGCCGCACGGGGCATCACCGGGAAGACGTACCGGACCGCGAGTCCACGAGCCGACCGTGGAGCCGGACGTCGACCACCCATCACCGACGCACGGTTTCCCCTTCCGACCGCAAGACCCGCCCCCACCACCACCCCCACCGTCACCCCCATAAACCCCCCGTCGTACA is a window of Streptomyces mirabilis DNA encoding:
- a CDS encoding TetR/AcrR family transcriptional regulator — its product is MAPRSPRLPHVPKQDRSRATRQRLLAAAVACLAEHGWAGSTVSVVAERAGVSRGAAQHHFRTREELFTAAVEYVAEERSTALRALFPEGAADRREVVAALVDLYTGPLFRAALHLWVAASNEEQLRPRVTELEARVGRETHRIAVELLAADESRPGVRETVQGLLDMSRGLGLANLLTNDGGRRERVVAQWGVLLDEALG
- the pdxH gene encoding pyridoxamine 5'-phosphate oxidase, translated to MRAHYRAEGLVEADLAAHPMDQFARWFKQAAQASVQGMVYEPNAMIVSTADAEGRPSSRTVLLKQYDEQGFVFYTNYDSRKARELSENPYVSLLFPWHPMARQVIVTGTARRTGRDETAAYFRTRPHGSQLGAWASPQSSVISSRDELDAAYEELSARYPEGEQVPVPPHWGGFRVAPRTVEFWQGRENRLHDRLRYVAEPDGSWRAERLGP